A genomic segment from Stenotrophomonas maltophilia encodes:
- the rarD gene encoding EamA family transporter RarD yields the protein MSMDEKEQRRGLLVTASTFVIWGLVPVYWHLLNEVPSFQIIAHRIIWSTVMVLGWLLISSRLGWWQKIAAQPRALPILLVSSLTIAFNWGLYIWAINAGHVIETSLGYFINPLVNVLLGVLVLKERLRRLQWVAVAMAAVGVAWLTIDAGTPPWIALGLACSFGLYGLLRKLVSVDPVAGLGVESMYLFLPALAFAIWAENGHGGAFFHGWGWRNDLLLIFGGAITAVPLIGFAYGVKRIPLSLVGILQYIAPSLQLLLGVFFFHEAFDTAKAIGFAAIWAGLVLFVGDNIRTMRAKQ from the coding sequence GTGAGCATGGACGAGAAAGAACAACGCCGGGGCCTGCTGGTCACCGCTTCGACCTTCGTGATCTGGGGCCTGGTGCCGGTGTACTGGCACCTGCTCAACGAGGTGCCCTCGTTCCAGATCATCGCCCACCGCATCATCTGGAGCACCGTGATGGTGCTGGGCTGGCTGCTGATCAGCTCGCGCCTGGGCTGGTGGCAGAAGATCGCCGCACAGCCGCGCGCGCTGCCGATCCTGCTGGTGTCGAGCCTGACCATCGCCTTCAACTGGGGCCTGTATATCTGGGCGATCAATGCCGGCCACGTCATCGAGACCAGCCTGGGCTACTTCATCAACCCGCTGGTGAACGTGCTGCTGGGCGTGCTGGTGCTGAAGGAGCGACTGCGCCGCCTGCAGTGGGTAGCGGTGGCGATGGCGGCGGTGGGCGTGGCCTGGCTGACCATCGACGCCGGCACGCCGCCGTGGATCGCGCTGGGCCTGGCCTGTTCGTTCGGCCTGTATGGCCTGCTGCGCAAGCTGGTCTCGGTCGACCCGGTGGCCGGCCTGGGCGTGGAAAGCATGTACCTGTTCCTGCCGGCGCTGGCCTTCGCGATCTGGGCGGAAAACGGCCATGGCGGTGCGTTCTTCCATGGCTGGGGCTGGCGCAACGACCTGCTGCTGATCTTCGGTGGCGCGATCACTGCGGTGCCGCTGATCGGTTTCGCCTACGGCGTGAAGCGCATTCCGCTGTCGCTGGTCGGCATCCTGCAGTACATCGCGCCGAGCCTGCAGCTGCTGCTGGGCGTGTTCTTCTTCCACGAAGCGTTCGACACCGCCAAGGCGATCGGCTTCGCCGCGATCTGGGCCGGCCTGGTCCTGTTCGTCGGCGACAACATCCGCACGATGCGGGCCAAGCAGTAG
- a CDS encoding TonB-dependent receptor, protein MSLKTNPLRNAIVIALAASCTTPAFAQSAGDTPTNLDRIEITGSRIRQASVETAQPVVALNRAEIEKKGYVNVADILQDIPAAGAPSMSRASSLTSSRDFGGMYVSLRNLGPERSLVLIDGRRMGVSAGGYSDLASIPSSIVERVEVLTDGASALYGSDAIAGVVNIITRKNFDGGEASVYVGQYGQGDGQKRAYSATFGKTFERGWFSVGAERTKEDEVLGKDREFSRYTNGPRHPNDGLNGNTPWGYVTVGGKNLTVGPGGDPSKAGNFHAPDPADGANTKSNMSLLTGLERTSVFANGGFSITDNLRIVADALYSKRESTKHLAGYPYSVSAAQARNGSRAALSKDSAFNLWGQDALFAHRTEELPRGTENNLETKRASIGLEGSFETGSRYWDWNVNYMYNRNEGERIGTGSMYQPHVNLAVGPSFMDGNVARCGAPGAVIAGCVPWNPSAPMGYTGPGSLSNQDVQDYLFTRFVDKMQSTTKVASGNISGSLFTLPAGDILAAMGFEHRSEEASYTPDMMVQKGEIAGTGGQPTRGNYSLNEVYLELQVPLLADLPFARELSLDVAGRYSDYNNFGSTTNSKFGLKWKPIDSLLVRATYGTGFRAPTVDDLYGGTVSSRDSFTDPCDTSFGTAATSPTVAARCQALKVPANFRQLNSDGSVATKPGQQATTDFSSGSNPDLKPETAKTWTVGLVYSPDFVQGLDVSLDWWKIRIDNAIVGESATNILEQCYVQGSDAACGRFTRGSNGQVSSLDRSLVNAGYRETAGYDINVRYRLPETAFGKFAVNWNTTYTDYLEQRNDSAATTPVEQRTGWAGDFRVRSTFNLDWQYGDLGIGWTARYYSSMKEKCSYMDECNMPGFNSSYTSASPTNKVGSNTFHDLQVRYNLPWDGTVSLGVNNVFNHQGPIMYSQPNSSFTYYGGFDIGRFMYMKYQQRF, encoded by the coding sequence ATGTCCCTGAAAACCAATCCGCTGCGCAACGCGATCGTCATCGCGCTGGCCGCCAGCTGCACCACCCCCGCCTTCGCACAGAGCGCCGGCGATACCCCGACCAACCTCGACCGCATCGAAATCACCGGCTCGCGCATCCGCCAGGCCAGTGTCGAAACCGCACAGCCGGTGGTCGCGCTCAACCGCGCCGAGATCGAGAAGAAGGGCTACGTCAACGTCGCCGACATCCTGCAGGACATTCCTGCCGCCGGTGCGCCGAGCATGAGCCGCGCCTCGTCGCTGACCTCTTCGCGCGACTTCGGCGGCATGTACGTCAGCCTGCGCAACCTGGGCCCGGAACGCAGCCTGGTGCTGATCGACGGCCGCCGCATGGGTGTCAGCGCCGGCGGTTACTCCGACCTGGCCTCGATCCCGTCGTCCATCGTCGAGCGCGTAGAAGTGCTGACCGACGGCGCGTCCGCGCTGTACGGCTCCGATGCCATCGCCGGCGTGGTCAACATCATCACCCGCAAGAATTTCGATGGTGGCGAAGCCAGTGTCTATGTCGGCCAGTACGGTCAGGGTGACGGCCAGAAGCGCGCCTACAGCGCGACCTTCGGCAAGACCTTCGAGCGCGGCTGGTTCAGCGTGGGCGCCGAGCGCACCAAGGAAGACGAGGTGCTGGGCAAGGACCGCGAGTTCAGCCGTTACACCAACGGCCCGCGCCACCCGAACGATGGCCTCAATGGCAACACCCCGTGGGGCTACGTCACCGTCGGTGGCAAGAACCTGACCGTGGGCCCGGGCGGCGACCCGAGCAAGGCCGGCAACTTCCATGCGCCGGATCCGGCCGATGGTGCCAACACCAAGTCGAACATGAGCCTGCTGACCGGCCTGGAGCGCACCTCGGTGTTCGCCAACGGTGGCTTCTCGATCACCGACAACCTGCGCATCGTCGCCGACGCGCTGTACAGCAAGCGCGAGTCGACCAAGCACCTGGCCGGCTACCCGTACTCGGTCAGCGCCGCACAGGCCCGCAATGGCAGCCGTGCCGCCCTGTCCAAGGACAGCGCGTTCAACCTGTGGGGCCAGGACGCGCTGTTCGCGCACCGCACCGAGGAACTGCCGCGCGGTACCGAGAACAACCTGGAAACCAAGCGCGCCAGCATCGGCCTGGAAGGCAGCTTCGAAACCGGTTCGCGGTACTGGGACTGGAACGTCAACTACATGTACAACCGCAACGAAGGCGAGCGCATCGGTACCGGCAGCATGTACCAGCCGCACGTCAACCTGGCCGTCGGCCCGTCCTTCATGGACGGCAACGTGGCCCGCTGCGGTGCGCCGGGCGCGGTGATCGCCGGCTGCGTGCCGTGGAACCCGTCCGCCCCGATGGGTTACACCGGCCCGGGCTCGCTGAGCAACCAGGATGTGCAGGACTACCTGTTCACCCGCTTCGTCGACAAGATGCAGAGCACCACCAAGGTCGCCAGCGGCAACATCTCCGGCTCGCTGTTCACCCTGCCGGCCGGCGACATCCTGGCCGCGATGGGCTTCGAGCACCGCAGCGAGGAAGCCAGCTACACGCCGGACATGATGGTGCAGAAGGGCGAGATCGCCGGCACCGGCGGCCAGCCGACCCGCGGCAACTACTCGCTCAACGAGGTCTACCTGGAACTGCAGGTGCCGCTGCTGGCCGACCTGCCGTTCGCCCGCGAACTATCGCTGGACGTGGCCGGTCGCTACTCGGACTACAACAACTTCGGTTCCACCACCAACAGCAAGTTCGGCCTGAAGTGGAAGCCGATCGACAGCCTGCTGGTGCGCGCCACCTACGGCACCGGCTTCCGTGCGCCGACCGTGGATGACCTGTACGGCGGCACCGTCAGCAGCCGCGACTCGTTCACCGACCCGTGCGATACCTCCTTCGGTACCGCCGCCACCAGCCCGACCGTTGCTGCCCGTTGCCAGGCGCTGAAGGTGCCGGCCAACTTCCGCCAGCTCAACAGCGATGGCAGCGTGGCCACCAAGCCCGGCCAGCAGGCCACCACCGATTTCAGCTCGGGCTCCAACCCGGACCTGAAACCGGAAACCGCCAAGACCTGGACCGTGGGCCTGGTCTACAGCCCGGACTTCGTGCAGGGCCTGGACGTCAGCCTGGACTGGTGGAAGATCCGCATCGACAACGCCATCGTCGGTGAGTCGGCCACCAACATCCTGGAACAGTGCTACGTGCAGGGTTCGGATGCCGCCTGCGGCCGCTTCACCCGTGGCAGCAACGGCCAGGTCTCGTCGCTGGACCGCTCGCTGGTCAACGCGGGCTACCGCGAAACCGCCGGCTATGACATCAACGTGCGTTACCGCCTGCCGGAAACCGCGTTCGGCAAGTTCGCCGTCAACTGGAACACCACCTACACCGACTACCTGGAGCAGCGCAACGACAGCGCCGCCACCACTCCGGTGGAACAGCGTACCGGTTGGGCGGGTGACTTCCGCGTGCGCTCCACCTTCAATCTGGATTGGCAGTACGGCGACCTCGGCATCGGCTGGACCGCGCGCTACTACTCCAGCATGAAGGAGAAGTGCTCGTACATGGACGAGTGCAACATGCCGGGCTTCAACTCGTCGTACACCAGCGCATCGCCGACCAACAAGGTGGGCTCCAACACCTTCCACGACCTGCAGGTGCGTTACAACCTGCCGTGGGATGGCACCGTGTCGCTGGGCGTGAACAACGTGTTCAACCACCAGGGTCCGATCATGTACAGCCAGCCGAACAGCAGCTTCACCTACTACGGTGGCTTCGACATCGGCCGCTTCATGTACATGAAGTACCAGCAGCGCTTCTAA
- a CDS encoding ABC transporter permease, whose translation MFKSKLKKWLGNGVTVLLLVIGLVLWISLPWIGVLAVAVLVALWLLLTRGGRLALAATRIGVASLPQRWGASSVIVVGIAGVVGVLVAMLAMGEGFQATLNNTGDDTTAIVLRGGSQAETNSVITREQVPMLSTLPGISRDAQGRPLLSPELSQVVNLVSKSDGTDVNAQFRGVGPQAWAVHEKVKIVEGRKFATGLREIVVGQGAKGQFRDMDVGKTLTLGNQAWTVVGVFATGDAHDSELWTDADTLATTYQRSAWQSISVRTDGKPGFEQFKAAVAADPRLKLDVETTRVYYSKQGGGLTKLIDILGKVIGTIMAVGAVFGALNTMYAAVATRAREIATMRAIGFRGLPVVTAVMLETMLLALLGGLLGCAVAWLLFNGYSVSTIGSNFSAVVFKFHVSPELLWTGLKWALGIGLVGGLFPALRAARLPITTALRET comes from the coding sequence ATGTTCAAGAGCAAACTCAAGAAGTGGCTGGGCAACGGCGTGACGGTGCTGCTGCTGGTGATCGGCCTGGTGCTGTGGATCAGCCTGCCGTGGATCGGCGTGCTGGCCGTGGCCGTGCTGGTCGCACTGTGGCTGCTGCTGACCCGCGGTGGGCGACTGGCGCTGGCCGCCACCCGCATCGGCGTGGCCAGCCTGCCACAGCGCTGGGGCGCCTCCTCGGTGATCGTGGTCGGCATCGCCGGCGTGGTCGGCGTGCTGGTGGCGATGCTGGCGATGGGCGAAGGCTTCCAGGCCACGCTCAACAACACCGGCGATGACACCACTGCCATCGTGCTGCGCGGTGGCTCGCAGGCCGAGACCAACTCGGTGATCACCCGCGAGCAGGTACCGATGCTGTCCACCCTGCCCGGCATCAGCCGCGATGCGCAAGGCCGGCCGCTGCTCTCGCCGGAGCTATCGCAGGTAGTCAACCTGGTGTCGAAGTCCGATGGCACCGACGTCAACGCGCAGTTCCGCGGCGTGGGCCCGCAGGCGTGGGCGGTGCATGAAAAGGTCAAGATCGTTGAGGGCCGCAAGTTCGCCACCGGCCTGCGCGAGATCGTGGTCGGCCAGGGCGCCAAGGGCCAGTTCCGCGATATGGACGTCGGCAAGACGCTGACCCTGGGCAACCAGGCCTGGACCGTGGTGGGTGTGTTCGCCACCGGCGACGCGCATGATTCGGAGCTGTGGACCGACGCCGATACGCTGGCCACCACCTACCAGCGCAGTGCCTGGCAGTCGATCAGCGTGCGCACCGATGGCAAGCCCGGCTTCGAGCAGTTCAAGGCCGCCGTCGCCGCCGACCCGCGCCTGAAACTGGACGTGGAAACCACCCGCGTCTACTACAGCAAGCAGGGCGGCGGGCTGACCAAGCTGATCGACATCCTCGGCAAGGTGATCGGCACGATCATGGCGGTGGGTGCGGTGTTCGGCGCGCTCAACACCATGTATGCGGCAGTGGCCACGCGCGCCCGCGAAATCGCCACCATGCGTGCGATCGGCTTCCGCGGCCTGCCGGTGGTGACGGCGGTGATGCTGGAGACGATGCTGCTGGCGCTGCTCGGTGGCCTGCTCGGCTGTGCGGTCGCGTGGCTGCTGTTCAATGGCTACAGCGTGTCCACCATCGGCAGCAACTTCAGCGCGGTGGTGTTCAAGTTCCATGTGTCGCCGGAACTGCTGTGGACCGGCCTGAAATGGGCACTGGGCATCGGCCTGGTCGGCGGCCTGTTCCCGGCACTGCGTGCGGCACGTTTGCCGATCACCACGGCGCTGCGCGAAACCTGA
- a CDS encoding ABC transporter permease, which translates to MKYFSLVWAQLFRSRTRTLLTLLSVVAAFLLFGMLDSVRVAFTSGGSVEGANRLVVASRLSITQSLPIRLEAQVRQVAGVRDVAYGMWFGGIYQDPKNFFPNFSVSPNYFDVYRELQIDPAQLEDWKQTRTGAIVGETLAKQFGWKIGDTIPLQATIFPRGGSNDWPLVLKGIYRSKDRALAANEERQLMMNWKYFDESNDYIKNQVSWYTVTLDNPDHSSRVAQAIDAISANSDHETKTQTESAFQQAFVKQFADIGMIVTSIMGAVFFTLLLLTGNTMAQAVRERVPELATLKTLGFKDSTVLTLVMVESVLLIGLGGLIGMGLAALILPVISPKSIGMLPPHVPTPTWLMGLGLIVVIGIIVGLLPALRAKRLKIVDALAGR; encoded by the coding sequence ATGAAATACTTCTCGTTGGTGTGGGCACAGCTGTTCCGCAGCCGCACCCGTACCCTGCTGACCCTGCTCTCGGTGGTCGCCGCGTTCCTGCTGTTCGGCATGCTCGACTCGGTGCGCGTGGCGTTCACTTCTGGTGGCAGCGTGGAAGGGGCCAACCGCCTGGTGGTCGCTTCGCGCCTGTCGATCACCCAGTCGCTGCCGATCCGCCTGGAAGCCCAGGTGCGCCAGGTGGCCGGCGTGCGCGACGTGGCCTATGGCATGTGGTTCGGCGGCATCTACCAGGACCCGAAGAACTTCTTCCCGAACTTCTCGGTGTCACCCAACTACTTCGATGTCTACCGCGAGCTGCAGATTGATCCAGCGCAGCTGGAGGACTGGAAGCAGACCCGCACCGGCGCCATCGTCGGCGAGACCCTGGCCAAGCAGTTCGGCTGGAAGATCGGCGACACCATCCCGCTGCAGGCAACGATCTTCCCGCGCGGCGGCAGCAACGACTGGCCACTGGTGCTCAAGGGCATCTACCGCTCCAAGGACCGTGCGCTGGCCGCCAATGAAGAACGCCAGCTGATGATGAACTGGAAGTACTTCGATGAGTCCAACGACTACATCAAGAACCAGGTGAGCTGGTACACGGTGACGCTGGACAACCCGGACCACTCCTCGCGGGTGGCACAGGCCATCGATGCGATCTCGGCCAACTCCGACCACGAAACCAAGACCCAGACCGAATCGGCGTTCCAGCAGGCCTTCGTCAAGCAGTTCGCGGACATCGGCATGATCGTCACGTCGATCATGGGCGCGGTGTTCTTCACCCTGCTGCTGTTGACCGGCAACACCATGGCGCAGGCGGTGCGCGAGCGCGTGCCCGAACTGGCCACGCTGAAGACGCTGGGCTTCAAGGACAGCACTGTGCTGACCCTGGTGATGGTGGAGTCGGTGCTGCTGATCGGCCTGGGCGGCCTGATCGGCATGGGCCTGGCCGCGCTGATCCTGCCGGTCATCAGCCCGAAGAGCATCGGCATGCTGCCGCCGCACGTGCCGACGCCGACCTGGCTGATGGGGCTGGGCCTGATCGTGGTGATCGGCATCATCGTCGGCCTGTTGCCGGCGCTGCGTGCCAAGCGCCTGAAGATCGTCGACGCACTGGCCGGCCGCTGA
- a CDS encoding ABC transporter ATP-binding protein: MSTLVSLRNITKTYQRGPEKVQVLHGIDLDIASGDFVALMGPSGSGKTTLLNLIGGLDNPSGGEISIEGERIDQMSGGQLSTWRSHHVGFVFQFYNLMPMLTAQKNVELPLLLTHLSAAQRKRNAEIALTLVGLADRRSHRPNELSGGQQQRVAIARAIVSDPTFLICDEPTGDLDRQSAEEILGLLQQLNREHGKTIIMVTHDPKAAEYATHTVHLDKGELADAPLAH, translated from the coding sequence ATGTCGACCCTGGTTTCACTGCGCAACATCACCAAGACCTACCAGCGTGGCCCCGAGAAAGTGCAGGTGCTGCACGGCATCGACCTGGACATCGCCAGCGGCGACTTCGTCGCGCTGATGGGCCCGTCCGGTTCGGGCAAGACCACCCTGCTCAACCTGATCGGCGGCCTGGACAATCCCAGTGGCGGCGAAATCAGCATCGAAGGCGAGCGCATCGACCAGATGAGCGGTGGCCAGCTGTCGACCTGGCGCAGCCACCACGTCGGCTTCGTGTTCCAGTTCTACAACCTGATGCCGATGCTGACCGCGCAGAAGAACGTGGAACTGCCGCTGCTGCTGACCCACCTCAGCGCGGCGCAGCGCAAGCGCAACGCCGAGATCGCGCTGACCCTGGTCGGCCTGGCCGACCGCCGCAGCCACCGTCCCAATGAACTGTCCGGCGGCCAGCAGCAGCGCGTGGCGATCGCCCGGGCGATCGTCTCCGACCCGACCTTCCTGATCTGCGACGAACCGACCGGCGACCTCGACCGCCAATCGGCCGAGGAGATCCTCGGCCTGCTGCAGCAGCTCAACCGCGAGCACGGCAAGACCATCATCATGGTCACCCATGACCCGAAGGCCGCCGAGTACGCCACGCACACGGTGCACCTGGACAAGGGCGAGCTGGCCGACGCGCCGCTGGCCCACTGA